A part of Microbacterium terregens genomic DNA contains:
- a CDS encoding DUF3039 domain-containing protein, whose protein sequence is MSTPLDTPDQGGTATLDRELEELIREENLEPGDHERFSHYVKKEKILESAITGKPVRALCGKKWTPGRDPEKFPVCPTCKEIYESLVG, encoded by the coding sequence ATGAGCACCCCCCTCGACACCCCGGATCAGGGTGGCACCGCGACCCTAGATCGAGAACTCGAAGAGCTCATCCGGGAGGAGAACCTCGAGCCCGGCGATCACGAGCGCTTCTCGCATTACGTGAAGAAGGAGAAGATCCTCGAATCGGCGATCACGGGCAAGCCGGTTCGCGCGCTCTGCGGCAAGAAGTGGACGCCCGGACGCGATCCGGAGAAGTTCCCGGTGTGCCCCACGTGCAAGGAGATCTACGAGTCCCTGGTCGGCTGA